One part of the Eubalaena glacialis isolate mEubGla1 chromosome 19, mEubGla1.1.hap2.+ XY, whole genome shotgun sequence genome encodes these proteins:
- the MYO15A gene encoding unconventional myosin-XV isoform X2: protein MAKEEEDEKKAKKGKKGKKAPEPEKPKRSLKGTSRLFMGFRDRTPKISKKGQFRSASAFFWGLHTGPQKTKRKKKARTVLKSTSKLMTQMRVGKKKRAMKGKKPSFMVIRFPGRRGYGRLRPRAQSLSKASTAINWLTKKFLIKKAEESGSAQATLDAWLDRSGSRMGSRKLPFPSGAEILQPGGRLRRFPRAHSIYASGEPVGFLPFEDEAPFRHSGSRRSLYGLEGFQDLGEYYDYHREGDDYYDRQSLYQYEEEPYRGAYGLHGPAWPPYDYPHGYPPEDPYDYYGPDYHGGSFYSDYGYRYGYDDYEPPYAPPSGFTSPYGYYDAYAGEAQPHGYYQDSYAPSDALYPPYPPYDLAYDLPYAGPYPDTYGVPYQVPYAEGIYGGGDQAIYPPEGPYLPPEQSAFAYPWVPPPILSPHNPYAHPMDDIAELEEPEEAGGERQGTSFRLPSAAFFEQQGMDKPARSKLSLIRRFRLFPRPQVKLFGKEKLDVPLPPSLDIPLPLGDTDEDEEEDEIPPLPPVPYGHPFWGFLTPRQRRLQRALSAFGAPRGLGFSSDFRRPAPRPATSLARFLKKTLSEKEPIPRLRDSQKARARGPAVREAAYKRFGYKLAGMDPDRPGTPIVLRRAQARVRNNNNSRRPATPPRAPGPAPGPGPAGLTPGLPRPASPYGSLRRHPPPWAAPAHVPLAPQASWWALAEPPPVSPEGPPDPLAFPGPWLSFRGSRRRGAAFGFPGPSPRPSLRSPPRLGYRSPLGPRSPLGPLSPQPSVRRGPFRPPFSPPPRRPRSLREPPSPRRASGRPGAPRSPMLGSPRPPSPPPLLGPSPRNRSLNLPSRLPRTWRSLSEAPTRAVKPRPRQPFPLPPGPGSWRAAAAAAAPVPEHRESQREPEDSETPWTVPPLAPSWDVDMPDTHRPPSPWPGGPGSLRGFSRPPPVPPNPFLQHVGPGLSPAPQPEDPASDSTGIFLGRHHDPGPGQLTKSANPSLKKPEEEACPEDPQPPAEPEPPTLTPPKDFPSERKALRLSFSYPLATSDQMRATWPPWRRWGTLPRAPAPLAPSGAPGPLPKAGEWLQASPGRFAVVMPRVQKLSSFQRACPATLQPPIQEPEPRPRLRAWSLLWSRLWLPAEAHQPCTRVHARPLSCRLGPGAACLPHGGSGEKVGPKGWWNKMHSIRNLPSTRFREQQREDGVEDMTQLEDLQETTVLANLKTRFERNLIYTYIGSILVSVNPYRMFGIYGLEQVQQYSGRALAENSPHLFAIANLAFAKMLDAKQNQCIIISGESGSGKTEATKLILRYLAATNQKRGVTRQIKILEATPLLESFGNAKTVRNDNSSRFGKFVEIFLEGGVISGAITSQYLLEKSRIVFQAKNERNYHIFYELLAGLPARLRQAFSLQEAETYYYLNQGGNCEISGKSDADDFRRLLAAMEVLGFSAEDQDSIFRILASILHLGNVYFEKYETDAQEVASVVSAREIQAVAELLQVSPEGLQKAITFKVTETMREKIFTPLTVESAVDARDAIAKVLYALLFGWLIARVNALVSPQQDALSIAILDIYGFEDLSFNSFEQLCINYANESLQYLFNKIVFQEEQEEYIREQIDWREIAFADNQPCINLISLKPYGILRILDDQCCFPQATDHTFLQKCHYHHGANPLYSKPKMPLPEFTIKHYAGKVTYQVHKFLDKNHDQVRQDVLDLFVRSRTRVVAHLFSSHAPQAAPQRLGKSSSVTRLYKAHTVAAKFQQSLLDLVEKMERCNPLFVRCLKPNHKKEPGLFEPDVVMAQLRYSGVLETVRIRKEGFPVRLPFQVFIDRYRCLVALQHNLPASGDMCVSVLSHLCTVTPNMYRVGISKLFLKEHLHQLLEGMREHVLNLAALTLQRCLRGFFIQRRFRSLRRKIILLQSRARGYLARQRYQQMRRRLVKFRALVHTCTSHRRHLKELSKRQVVAVGHLEVPVELAGLLRAVAGLRTGQVPRVAPVRTPRLQAEPRVTLPLDINNYPMAKFVRCHFKEPAFGMLTLPLRTPLTRLPAEYHAEAVGIFKLILRFMGDPQLHGARDHVFGNYIVQKGLAVPELRDEILAQLANQVWRNPSAHNAERGWLLLAACLGGFAPSPRLDKYLLKFVSDYGRNGFQAVCQHRLMQAMGQAQQQGPGAARTFPPTQLEWTATQEKAGMALDVGCFNGDQLSCPVHSWSTGEEVAGDVLRHRGLADGWRGWTVAMKKGVQWAELAGHDYVLDLVSDLELLREFPRQKAYFIVGAEGPTAGRGGPRVFGNSWDSDEDVPTRPQPPGHVPIVANSDGYCSHNEDGTNGEIEAQRGTATHQDSDGCGEPAVPHKGLDCYLDSLFDPVLSYGDADLEKPTAIAYRMKGGGQPGGDGSSGSKGTPRRPPEPKPKLIPGLDASTLALQQAFIHKQAVLLAREMTLQAMALQQQPLSPSPRPSPPEKPLAPEARPKFVGTGLPAKPVLLRSAPKPVAPAPLVKAPRPPTKPVAVPILAQGRASPESTSPGLELVRSSTLNSEHFPQPTQQIKDIVRQHQQPPRRGRPKAFRKDGGRVFVKRPDPHEEALMILRGQMSHAAAAPGTQVPREAVALVKPVTSTSRPSVGPTPALSSRSLEPAEDPVQTRLHRLLSPDFYGYQDAPWQIFLRKEVFYPKDSYSHPVLLDLLFRQILHDTLSEACLRISAEERLQMKALFAQNQLDTQRPLVTESVKRAVVSIARDSWEVYFSRLFPATGSVGTGVQILAVSHTGIKLLRVVKGSHEAGGQLRVLRTYSFADILFVTIPSQNMLEFNLASEKVILFSARAHQVKTLVDDFILELKKDSDYVVAVRNFLPEDPALLAFHKGDIIHLQPLEPPRMGYSAGCVVGKKVVYLEELRRRGPDFGWRFGTIHGRVGRFPSELVQPAAAPDFLQLPAEPGRGRAAAVAAAVASTAVASTAAAREVGRRREGPPVRAGSADRGEDGLALPPYTMLEFAQKYFRDPQRRPQDGLRPKSKEGRESRTLEDMLCFTKTPLQDSLIELSDSSLNKMATDMFLAVMRFMGDASLKGQSELDVLCTLLKLCRDHEVMRDECYCQVVKQITDNTSTKQDSCQRGWRLLYIVAAYRSCSEVLQPHLVRFLQDVGRTPGLPFQGIAKACEQNLQRTLRFGGRLELPGSMELRAMLAGRSSKRQLFLLPGGLERHLKIKTCTVALDVVEEICAEMALTRPEAFDEYVIFVVTNRGQHVCPLSRRAYILDVASEMEQVDGGYTLWFRRVLWDQPLKFENELYVTMHYNQVLPDYLKGLFSSMPAGQPGEQQLQQVSKLAALQHRAKDRFYLPSTREAQEYIPAQLHRTVAGSAWLSLLGQHRQQLQALSPHQARAQFLGLLSASPMFGSSFFSVQSCSNVAVPAPCVLAVNQNGLNFLSTETHELMVKFSLKEIQSTRTQRPTASSSYPYVEIALGDAAAQRTVQLQLEQGLELCRVVAMHVENLLSAREKRLTLPPSEITLL, encoded by the exons ATGGCgaaggaagaagaggatgagaagaaagccaagaaggggaagaaggggaagaaggcgCCGGAGCCGGAGAAGCCCAAGCGGAGCCTGAAGGGGACTTCGCGGCTGTTCATGGGCTTCCGAGACCGCACGCCCAAGATCTCCAAGAAGGGGCAGTTCCGGAGCGCATCAGCATTCTTCTGGGGCCTCCACACCGGACCCCAAAAGACCAAACGCAAGAAGAAGGCGCGCACGGTGCTCAAGTCCACGTCGAAGCTCATGACGCAGATGCGCGTGGGCAAGAAGAAGCGTGCCATGAAGGGCAAGAAGCCGTCCTTCATGGTGATCCGCTTTCCTGGCCGGCGCGGCTACGGCCGCCTGCGCCCGCGTGCCCAGTCGCTCAGCAAGGCGTCCACGGCCATCAACTGGCTCACCAAGAAATTCCTCATCAAGAAGGCCGAGGAGTCAGGCAGCGCACAGGCCACGCTGGACGCCTGGCTGGACCGCTCTGGCTCCCGCATGGGCTCGCGCAAGCTGCCCTTCCCGTCGGGCGCCGAGATCCTGCAGCCCGGGGGTCGCCTGCGCAGGTTCCCGCGCGCCCACAGCATCTACGCGTCGGGCGAGCCCGTGGGCTTCCTGCCCTTCGAGGACGAGGCCCCGTTCCGGCACTCGGGCTCCCGCAGGTCGCTGTACGGGCTGGAGGGCTTCCAGGACCTGGGCGAGTACTACGACTACCACCGCGAGGGTGATGACTACTACGACCGGCAGTCGCTGTACCAGTACGAGGAGGAGCCCTACCGGGGCGCCTACGGCCTCCACGGCCCGGCCTGGCCGCCCTATGACTACCCACACGGGTACCCGCCCGAGGACCCCTACGACTACTACGGCCCAGACTACCACGGGGGCTCCTTCTACTCCGACTACGGCTACCGCTATGGCTACGACGACTACGAGCCCCCCTACGCGCCCCCGTCGGGGTTCACGTCTCCCTACGGCTACTACGACGCATACGCCGGCGAGGCGCAACCGCACGGCTACTACCAGGACTCCTACGCCCCTTCCGACGCGCTTTACCCGCCCTACCCGCCCTACGACCTCGCCTACGACCTCCCGTATGCCGGGCCCTACCCGGATACCTACGGGGTGCCCTACCAGG TCCCCTACGCCGAAGGCATCTATGGTGGCGGGGACCAGGCCATCTACCCCCCCGAGGGGCCCTATCTTCCGCCGGAGCAGTCGGCCTTCGCGTACCCGTGGGTGCCGCCGCCCATCCTGTCGCCTCACAACCCGTACGCCCACCCCATGGATGACATCGCGGAGCTGGAGGAGCCCGAGGAGGCGGGCGGTGAGCGGCAGGGCACCTCCTTCCGCCTGCCCAGCGCCGCCTTCTTCGAGCAGCAGGGCATGGACAAGCCCGCCAGGTCCAAGTTGTCCCTCATCCGCAGATTCCGCCTCTTCCCGCGGCCCCAAGTGAAGCTGTTTGGGAAGGAGAAGTTGGACGTGCCCCTGCCGCCCTCCCTGGACATCCCTCTGCCCTTGGGAGATACAGACGAAGACGAAGAAGAGGATGAGATACCGCCGCTGCCCCCGGTGCCCTACGGCCACCCCTTCTGGGGCTTCCTCACGCCGCGGCAGCGCCGCCTCCAGCGTGCCCTCTCGGCCTTCGGCGCCCCCCGGGGCCTGGGCTTCAGCTCGGACTTCAGACGCCCAGCGCCGCGCCCGGCCACCTCGCTGGCGCGGTTCCTCAAAAAGACCCTGTCGGAGAAGGAGCCCATCCCACGTCTGAGGGACAGCCAGAAGGCCCGGGCGCGAGGCCCGGCGGTCAGGGAGGCGGCCTACAAGCGCTTCGGCTACAAGCTGGCCGGCATGGACCCCGACCGGCCCGGCACGCCCATCGTGCTGCGGAGGGCGCAGGCGCGCGTGCGCAACAACAACAACTCCCGCCGTCCGGCGACCCCGCCGcgcgcccccggccccgcccccggccccggccccgccggCCTGACCCCGGGCTTGCCCCGGCCGGCCTCGCCCTACGGCTCGCTCCGCCGGCACCCGCCGCCCTGGGCCGCCCCGGCTCACGTGCCCCTCGCACCCCAGGCCAGCTGGTGGGCCTTGGCCGAGCCCCCGCCCGTGAGCCCCGAGGGGCCCCCTGACCCTCTGGCTTTCCCCGGACCCTGGCTCTCCTTCAGGGGCTCCCGCCGGCGGGGCGCGGCCTTCGGCTTTCCCGGGCCCTCGCCCCGGCCCTCACTGAGGAGCCCGCCCCGCCTGGGGTACCGCTCACCCCTGGGGCCCCGCTCGCCCCTGGGGCCCTTGTCCCCCCAGCCCTCCGTCCGCCGCGGCCCCTTCCGGCCGCCCTTCTCGCCGCCGCCCCGCCGTCCCCGCTCGCTGCGGGAGCCCCCGTCCCCGCGCCGAGCCTCGGGGCGCCCGGGCGCACCCCGGTCGCCCATGCTGGGCTCCCCGCGGCCGCCCTCGCCACCCCCTCTGCTGGGCCCCAGCCCGCGGAACCGCTCGCTCAACCTGCCCTCGCGCCTCCCGCGCACGTGGCGCAGCCTCAGCGAGGCTCCCACCAGGGCCGTGAAGCCCCGGCCGCGCCAGCCTTTCCCCCTGCCGCCCGGCCCTGGGTCTTGGCGGGcggctgccgctgccgctgccccTGTTCCTGAGCACCGCGAGAGCCAGCGCGAGCCCGAGGACTCGGAGACGCCCTGGACAGTGCCCCCGCTGGCCCCCAGCTGGGACGTGGACATGCCTGACACCCACCGGCCACCCTCGCCCTGGCCGGGAGGCCCAGGCAGCCTCCGTGGCTTCTCCAGGCCACCCCCTGTACCCCCAAACCCCTTCCTCCAGCACGTGGGCCCAGGGCTAtcccctgctccccagcctgAAGATCCAGCTTCTGACTCAACCGGTATCTTTCTGGGTAGACACCACGACCCAGGGCCTGGACAGCTGACCAAATCGGCCAACCCGAGCCTCAAGAAGCCTGAAGAAGAGGCCTGCCCGGAGGACCCCCAGCCACCAGCAGAGCCTGAACCCCCGACCCTGACACCCCCTAAAGATTTCCCCTCAGAGCGGAAAGCACTGAGGCTCAGCTTCTCCTACCCGCTGGCCACCTCTGACCAGATGAGGGCCACATGGCCACCATGGCGCCGCTGGGGGACACTGCCCAGGGCCCCAGCCCCCTTGGCGCCGTCTGGGGCCCCAGGACCCCTGCCCAAGGCGGGTGAATGGCTCCAGGCAAGCCCTGGGCGTTTTGCTGTGGTCATGCCTCGTGTGCAAAAGCTGAGCTCTTTTCAGCGAGCTTGTCCTGCTACCCTGCAGCCTCCCATCCAGGAGCCAGAGCCCAGGCCCAGGCTGAGAGCCTGGAGTCTGCTCTGGTCCCGCCTCTGGCTGCCGGCGGAGGCCCACCAACCCTGCACACGAGTACACGCTCGCCCCCTGTCCTGCCGCCTGGGCCCTGGAGCTGCCTGCCTGCCCCACGGGGGCTCCGGGGAAAAGGTTGGCCCCAAAGGCTGGTGGAACAAG ATGCACTCCATCCGCAACCTGCCGTCCACACGGTTCCGCGAGCAGCAGCGGGAGGACGGCGTGGAGGACATGACGCAGCTGGA AGACCTCCAGGAGACCACTGTGCTGGCCAACCTCAAGACCAGATTTGAACGGAATCTCATCTAC ACGTACATCGGCAGCATCCTGGTGTCGGTGAACCCATACCGGATGTTTGGAATCTACGGGCTGGAGCAGGTGCAGCAGTACAGCGGGCGGGCCCTGGCCGAGAATTCCCC GCACCTCTTTGCAATTGCAAATCTCGCCTTCGCCAAAATGCTGGACGCCAAACAGAACCAGTGCATAATCATCAG CGGAGAGAGCGGCTCTGGAAAAACTGAGGCCACGAAGCTGATTCTGCGCTACCTGGCGGCCACGAACCAGAAACGGGGCGTCACACGGCAG ATAAAG ATCCTGGAGGCCACACCCCTCCTGGAGTCCTTCGGTAACGCCAAAACTGTCAGGAACGACAACTCCAGCCGCTTCGGGAAGTTTGTGGAGATCTTTCTGGAAGG GGGCGTGATTTCTGGTGCCATAACCTCGCAGTACCTGCTCGAGAAATCCAGGATCGTGTTTCAG GCCAAAAACGAGAGGAACTACCACATCTTCTATGAGCTGCTGGCCGGGCTGCCCGCCCGGCTCCGCCAGGCCTTCAGCCTGCAGGAGGCCGAGACCTACTACTACCTGAACCAG GGTGGGAACTGTGAGATCTCAGGGAAGAGCGACGCGGACGACTTCCGCCGGCTGCTGGCCGCCATGGAGGTGCTGGGCTTCAGTGCTGAGGACCAGGACAGCATCTTCCGCATCCTGGCCTCCATCCTGCACCTGGGCAACGTCTACTTTGAGAAGTATGAG ACGGACGCACAGGAGGTTGCCTCGGTGGTGAGCGCCCGGGAGATCCAGGCCGTGGCCGAGCTGCTGCAGGTCTCCCCAGAGGGCCTGCAGAAGGCCATCACCTTCAAAGTGACC GAGACAATGCGAGAGAAGATCTTCACCCCCCTGACCGTGGAGAGCGCCGTGGACGCCAG GGATGCCATCGCCAAGGTCCTGTACGCGCTGCTGTTTGGCTGGCTCATCGCCAGGGTCAACGCGCTGGTGTCCCCGCAGCAGGACGCGCTGTCCATCGCCATCCTGGACATCTATGGCTTCGAG GACCTGAGCTTCAACAGCTTCGAGCAGCTGTGCATCAACTATGCAAACGAGAGCCTCCAGTACCTCTTCAACAAGATCGTCTTCCAGGAGGAACAG GAGGAGTACATCCGCGAGCAGATCGACTGGCGGGAGATCGCCTTCGCCGACAATCAGCCCTGCATCAACCTCATCTCGCTGAAGCCCTACGGCATCCTGCGCATCCTCGATGACCAGTGCTGCTTCCCCCAG gccacagaccaCACATTTCTGCAGAAGTGCCATTACCACCACGGCGCCAACCCACTCTACTCCAAACCCAAGATGCCACTGCCCGAGTTCACCATCAAGCACTACGCGGGCAAAGTCACCTACCAG GTGCACAAGTTCCTGGACAAGAACCATGACCAGGTGCGCCAGGACGTGCTGGACCTGTTTGTGCGGAGCCGGACACGG GTGGTGGCACACCTCTTCTCCAGCCATGCCCCGCAGGCTGCCCCTCAGCGCCTGGGCAAGAGCAGCTCCGTCACCCGGCTTTACAAGGCGCACACGGTGGCCGCTAAGTTCCAGCAGTCGCTCCTGGATCTGGTGGAAAAGATGGAGAG GTGTAACCCCTTGTTCGTCAGGTGCCTGAAGCCCAACCACAAGAAG GAGCCAGGCCTCTTTGAGCCAGATGTGGTGATGGCCCAGTTACGCTATTCGGGGGTGCTGGAGACTGTGCGGATCCGCAAGGAGGGCTTTCCGGTGCGGCTGCCCTTCCAGGTGTTCATCGACAG GTACCGCTGTCTAGTGGCCCTCCAGCACAACCTACCAGCCAGTGGggacatgtgtgtgtctgtgctgaGCCACCTGTGCACGGTCACGCCAAACATGTACCGCGTCGGCATCAGCAAG CTGTTCCTGAAGGAGCACCTGCACCAGCTGCTGGAAGGCATGCGGGAGCACGTCCTGAACCTGGCGGCCCTCACGCTGCAGCGCTGCCTCCGCGGCTTCTTCATCCAGCGGCGTTTCCGCTCCCTGCGCCGCAAGATCATCTTGCTGCAGAGCCGGGCCCGTGGCTACCTGGCCAG gcagcggTATCAGCAGATGAGGAGGCGTCTGGTGAAGTTCCGGGCCCTGGTGCACACGTGCACAAGCCACCGGCGTCACCTCAAG GAGCTGAGCAAGCGGCAGGTGGTGGCCGTGGGGCACCTGGAGGTCCCGGTGGAGCTGGCTGGGCTCTTGCGAGCAGTGGCGG GCCTCAGGACGGGCCAGGTGCCCCGGGTGGCCCCCGTGCGGACTCCCCGGCTTCAGGCTGAGCCCCGGGTCACGCTGCCCCTGGATATCAACAACTACCCCATGGCCAAGTTTGTCCGGTGCCACTTCAAG GAACCTGCCTTCGGGATGCTGACACTGCCCCTGAGGACGCCCCTCACACGGCTGCCGGCGGAGTATCATGCAGAGGCCGTGGGCATCTTCAAGCTG ATCCTGCGTTTCATGGGCGACCCCCAGCTGCATGGAGCCCGGGACCACGTCTTCGGGAACTACATCGTGCAGAAAGGGCTGGCGGTGCCCGAGCTGCGGGATGAGATCCTGGCGCAGCTGGCCAACCAGGTGTGGCGCAACCCCAGTGCCCACAACGCTGAGCGGGGCTGGCTCCTGCTGGCCGCCTGCCTCGGCGGCTTTGCGCCTTCCCCGCGCCTCGACAAGTACCTGCTCAA GTTTGTGTCTGATTATGGGCGGAATGGCTTCCAGGCTGTGTGTCAACATCGCctcatgcaggccatgggccagGCCCAACAGCAGGGCCCTGGCGCTGCCCGCACCTTCCCTCCGACCCAGCTCGAGTGGACAGCAACCCAGGAGAAGGCCGGGATGGCGCTGGACGTGGGCTGCTTCAACG GTGACCAGCTCTCCTGCCCAGTGCACTCCTGGAGTACGGGGGAAGAGGTGGCTGGAGACGTTCTGAGGCACAG GGGGCTGGCCGACGGCTGGCGGGGCTGGACGGTGGCTATGAAGAAGGGGGTCCAGTGGGCAGAGCTGGCCGGCCATGACTACGTGCTGGACCTGGTGTCGGACCTCGAGCTACTCAGGGAGTTTCCACGACAGAAAGCCTACTTCATCGTGGGTGCAGAGGGGCCCACGGCTGGCAGGGGAGGTCCCAG GGTTTTTGGAAACAGCTGGGACTCGGACGAGGACGTGCCCACTAGGCCCCAGCCCCCGGGGCACGTGCCCATCGTGGCCAACTCTGATGGGTACTGCAGCCACAATGAGGACGGTACAAATGGGgagattgaggcacagagagggacaGCGACCCACCAAG ACTCGGACGGCTGTGGGGAGCCCGCTGTGCCCCACAAAGGACTGGACTGCTACCTGGATAGCCTCTTCGACCCCGTGCTGTCCTACGGGGATGCG GACCTGGAGAAGCCAACAGCCATTGCCTACCGCATGAAAGGGGGAGGCCAACCTGGTGGAGATGGCAGTAGCGGCAGCAAAGGCACCCCCCGGAGACCTCCAGAGCCAAAGCCAAAGCTAA TTCCAGGCCTGGACGCCTCCACGTTGGCCCTGCAGCAAGCCTTCATCCACAAGCAGGCTGTGCTGCTG GCCCGGGAGATGACCCTGCAGGCCATGGCGCTCCAGCAGCAGCCCCTGAGTCCCAGCCCAAGGCCATCGCCCCCAGAG AAACCCCTAGCGCCAGAGGCCCGGCCGAAGTTCGTAGGCACTGGACTCCCGGCCAAGCCCGTGCTCTTGCGCTCCGCTCCAAAGCCTGTGGCTCCCGCTCCTCTGGTCAAGGCCCCGAGGCCCCCCACCAAGCCCGTGGCTGTCCCCATTCTAGCTCAGGGCCGGGCTTCTCCAGAATCCA CTTCGCCCGGCCTAGAGCTGGTCCGGTCCTCGACCCTCAACTCGGAGCACTTCCCGCAGCCCACGCAGCAGATCAAGGACATCGTCAGGCAGCACCAGCAGCCGCCCCGGCGAGGCCGGCCCAAGGCCTTCAG GAAGGACGGCGGGAGGGTGTTCGTGAAGCGGCCAGACCCCCACGAGGAGGCCCTGATGATCCTGAGGGGGCAGATGAGCCATGCAGCGGCAGCACCTGGCACCCAG GTCCCCAGAGAGGCCGTAGCCCTGGTGAAGCCAGTGACCAGCACATCAAGGCCATCCGTGGGGCCCACTCCAG CGCTGTCCTCACGGTCCCTGGAGCCGGCCGAGGACCCCGTGCAGACGCGGCTGCACCGCCTCCTCAGCCCCGACTTCTACGGCTACCAGGATGCCCCCTGGCAGATCTTCCTGCGCAAAGAG GTGTTCTACCCCAAGGACAGCTACAGCCACCCCGTGCTGCTGGACCTGCTGTTCCGCCAG ATCCTGCACGACACGCTCTCCGAGGCCTGCCTGCGCATCTCTGCGGAGGAGAGGCTCCAGATGAAAGCCCTGTTTG CCCAGAACCAGCTGGACACACAAAGGCCCTTGGTGACGGAGAGTGTGAAGCGGGCCGTGGTCAGCATTGCACGCGACAGCTGGGAGGTCTATTTCTCCCGCCTCTTCCCTGCCACG GGCAGCGTGGGCACCGGCGTGCAGATCCTAGCTGTGTCCCACACGGGCATCAAACTCCTGCGCGTGGTCAAGGGCAGCCACGAGGCCGGTGGGCAGCTTCGGGTCCTGCGCACATACAG CTTTGCAGACATCCTGTTTGTGACCATCCCCTCCCAGAACATGCTGGAGTTCAACTTGGCCAGCGAGAAGGTCATTCTCTTCTCAGCCCGAGCTCACCAGGTCAAGACCCTGGTGGACGACTTCATCCTGGAGCTGAAGAAG GACTCGGACTACGTGGTCGCTGTGAGGAACTTCCTGCCTGAGGACCCAGCGCTGCTGGCCTTCCACAAGGGCGACATCATCCACCTGCAGCCCCTGGAGCCACCTCGAATGG GCTACAGTGCTGGCTGTGTGGTCGGCAAGAAGGTCGTGTACCTGGAGGAGCTGCGGCGTCGAGGTCCTGACTTTG GTTGGCGATTTGGGACCATCCATGGGCGTGTGGGCCGCTTCCCTTCCGAGCTGGTGCAGCCTGCGGCTGCCCCCGACTTTCTGCAGCTGCCTGCCGAGCCGGGCCGGGGCCGCGCTGCCGCCGTGGCTGCCGCCGTGGCCTCCACTGCCGTGGCCTCCACTGCCGCTGCCCGGGAGGTGGGCCGCAGGAGGGAG GGTCCCCCAGTCAGGGCTGGCTCCGCGGACCGCGGGGAGGACGGCCTGGCTCTCCCACCGTACACAATGCTCGAGTTTGCCCAGAAGTATTTCCGAGACCCTCAGAGGAGACCCCA GGACGGCCTCAGGCCGAAATCCAAGGAGGGTCGGGAGTCCAGAACCTTGGAGGACATGCTTTGCTTCACCAAG aCCCCGCTCCAGGACTCCCTCATTGAACTCAGCGACAGCAGCCTCAACAAGATGGCCACAGACATGTTTCTAG CTGTGATGCGGTTCATGGGGGATGCCTCGCTGAAGGGCCAGAGTGAACTGGACGTGCTTTGCACCCTCCTGAAG CTGTGCAGGGACCATGAGGTCATGCGGGACGAGTGTTACTGCCAAGTTGTGAAGCAGATCACAGACAACACCAGCACCAAGCA GGACAGCTGCCAGCGAGGCTGGAGGCTGCTGTACATCGTGGCTGCCTACCGCAGCTGCTCCGAAGTCCTCCAGCCACACCTCGTTCGCTTCCTCCAAGACGTGGGCCGGACCCCGGGCCTGCCCTTCCAGG GGATTGCCAAGGCCTGTGAGCAGAACCTGCAGAGGACGCTGCGCTTCGGTGGCCGTCTGGAGCTCCCCGGCAGCATGGAGCTTCGGGCCATGTTG GCCGGCCGCAGTTCCAAGAGGCAGCTCTTTCTTCTCCCCGGAGGCCTCGAGCGCCATCTCAAGATCAAAACGTGCACC GTGGCCCTGGACGTGGTGGAGGAGATCTGTGCTGAGATGGCTCTGACCCGCCCCGAGGCCTTTGATGAGTATGTCATCTTTGTTGTCACCAACCGAG